From Chryseobacterium sp. H1D6B, a single genomic window includes:
- a CDS encoding histidine kinase — MHHFMFLLALLSFLNPPVIRNEEPVPVYKTGDNPSWAAKNYNDKDWLQNRGSTSDKIFWSRTYLELRPVENELQPLGLQIESFGAFEVYWDGVLIGTNGQIPKNGKPEIPGTETSYYRIPDNLVSPGLHTVAMRSSQSLFPDVQRSIGFKINRYTTLLTSPLITMAYMNLMAGAFLIAAVYYFFLYLNSKRRQPDILIFGTICLLFFALLIMEYLKFHVDIPYSKFFLRLEIIGWLTFVNALLVPWYFIIQFNFRKGKWLMAALLVALVFLYWFNYGHYDLTARLYSLAMLITSFIVVLNGIFQKEKGGFIVLAGLLVSALVNKFIFYDYGLFISFTIIILCMLYLHSIRASVIETEHQNAILLSSRLQLELLKKNIQPHFLRNTLTSMMDWVEESPKEGARFIQALAAEFDIMNEISEQTLIPITKELELCRHHVSVMGFRKEINYIWEQNGIDETQLIPPAVIHTLLENGITHSEPLPGNTVKFRLHYFVSKESHQYVFETIAENRQIMTDRSGGNGFKYIKARLTESYGQNWTFDSGATENGWASSIQILKQ; from the coding sequence ATGCATCATTTTATGTTTTTGCTGGCACTGCTCAGCTTCCTGAACCCGCCTGTCATCCGTAATGAAGAGCCGGTACCTGTTTACAAAACAGGTGATAATCCTTCCTGGGCTGCTAAAAACTATAATGATAAAGACTGGCTGCAGAACAGAGGCAGTACCTCAGATAAAATATTCTGGTCGCGGACATATCTCGAGCTGCGCCCGGTGGAAAATGAGCTGCAGCCCCTCGGACTCCAAATCGAATCTTTTGGTGCTTTTGAAGTGTACTGGGACGGCGTACTGATCGGCACAAACGGACAGATACCCAAAAACGGAAAACCGGAAATACCGGGAACCGAGACCAGTTACTACAGGATTCCGGACAATCTGGTTTCGCCCGGTCTCCACACCGTTGCCATGCGGAGCTCACAATCACTTTTTCCAGATGTACAGCGTAGCATCGGATTTAAAATAAACCGCTACACAACATTATTGACCAGCCCCCTGATCACAATGGCTTATATGAATTTAATGGCCGGAGCTTTTCTCATTGCGGCTGTCTATTACTTTTTTCTTTATCTTAACAGCAAGCGGAGACAGCCTGATATTCTGATCTTTGGGACTATCTGTCTGCTGTTTTTCGCTTTGCTGATTATGGAATACCTGAAATTCCATGTGGATATCCCTTATTCTAAATTTTTCTTACGATTAGAGATTATAGGCTGGCTGACCTTTGTCAATGCACTACTAGTTCCCTGGTATTTTATCATTCAGTTTAATTTTAGAAAAGGAAAATGGTTAATGGCAGCACTTCTGGTGGCACTAGTATTCCTTTACTGGTTTAATTACGGGCATTATGACCTGACTGCCCGGCTCTACAGCCTGGCTATGCTGATCACCTCTTTTATTGTGGTGCTGAACGGCATCTTTCAAAAGGAAAAAGGAGGTTTTATTGTGCTGGCAGGGCTTTTGGTAAGTGCGTTGGTAAACAAGTTTATATTTTATGATTATGGGCTGTTCATCAGTTTTACAATAATCATATTGTGCATGCTTTATCTTCATTCTATCCGTGCAAGCGTAATTGAAACGGAGCATCAGAATGCCATTCTGCTTTCCTCAAGGCTTCAGCTGGAACTGCTTAAAAAGAATATACAGCCCCATTTTTTAAGAAATACACTGACCTCTATGATGGACTGGGTAGAGGAATCTCCCAAAGAAGGAGCACGTTTTATACAGGCGCTTGCCGCAGAATTTGATATTATGAACGAAATTTCTGAACAGACTCTCATTCCCATAACAAAGGAACTGGAACTCTGCAGACACCATGTATCCGTAATGGGTTTCCGTAAAGAGATTAATTACATCTGGGAACAAAACGGAATAGATGAAACACAGCTGATACCGCCGGCTGTCATTCATACATTATTGGAGAACGGCATTACCCATAGTGAACCGCTGCCTGGAAATACCGTTAAATTCAGACTCCATTATTTTGTGTCTAAAGAAAGTCATCAGTATGTCTTCGAAACTATAGCAGAGAACCGACAAATAATGACTGACCGTAGTGGCGGCAACGGCTTTAAATATATCAAAGCACGCCTGACTGAAAGTTACGGACAAAACTGGACGTTTGATTCAGGTGCCACAGAAAACGGCTGGGCCTCTTCCATTCAAATTTTAAAACAATGA
- the pncA gene encoding bifunctional nicotinamidase/pyrazinamidase — protein MKALIIIDVQYDFLPGGALAVTHGDEIVPAINDLQSKYDLVVATQDWHPRGHKSFFTSHPDKKPFEEISLNGLNQVLWPEHCIQGTKGAELVPELLTDSVEAIFRKGMDKEIDSYSGFFDNGRKKSTGMADYLKGRGVTEVAVCGVAADYCVYYTANDALDLGFKSSIIEGASKPIDLERYERVKRDFLSKGGTVI, from the coding sequence ATGAAAGCTTTAATTATTATCGATGTACAGTATGATTTTTTACCCGGAGGGGCTTTAGCCGTTACTCATGGTGATGAAATCGTCCCAGCAATTAACGATTTACAATCAAAATATGATCTAGTAGTAGCCACGCAGGATTGGCACCCGAGAGGTCATAAAAGTTTCTTTACTTCCCATCCAGATAAAAAACCGTTTGAAGAAATATCATTAAACGGATTAAATCAGGTGCTGTGGCCGGAGCACTGCATACAGGGAACAAAAGGAGCAGAATTGGTTCCAGAACTTTTAACGGATTCCGTTGAAGCTATTTTTAGAAAAGGGATGGATAAAGAAATTGACAGCTACAGCGGTTTTTTTGATAATGGCAGAAAAAAATCTACGGGTATGGCAGATTATCTTAAAGGCAGAGGCGTTACGGAGGTAGCTGTCTGCGGAGTCGCCGCCGATTATTGTGTATATTATACTGCTAATGATGCGTTAGACTTAGGTTTTAAATCAAGTATTATAGAAGGCGCTTCTAAGCCGATTGATTTAGAAAGATATGAACGTGTTAAAAGAGACTTCCTGTCAAAAGGAGGAACTGTTATTTAA
- a CDS encoding response regulator transcription factor, producing MNILIIEDEARIARRLHRMTSEFFVDKPVHITICDSLQKGLDQITTSTPDLLLLDLNLNGDNGFEVLEQMVAASFHTIIVSANTDKAINAFAYGVLDFVAKPFDHERLFKALTRFISPATKTDDGIKYLAVKRSGQVRLINIAEIKYIKGAGIYTELHLNNGQQELHDKSLELLQQLLPDGFERIHKSYLVNLQQAEKILINPGTRYGLLLKTGELLPIGRSKYKELKNKTI from the coding sequence ATGAATATACTGATTATAGAAGACGAAGCCAGAATCGCCCGCCGTCTGCACCGAATGACGTCTGAATTTTTTGTGGATAAGCCTGTCCATATTACGATATGCGATTCCCTGCAAAAGGGACTCGATCAAATTACAACCTCCACTCCAGACCTGCTATTACTAGACCTGAACCTTAATGGCGATAATGGTTTTGAAGTATTGGAACAGATGGTCGCTGCTTCTTTTCATACGATCATCGTTTCAGCCAATACCGATAAGGCCATCAACGCTTTTGCTTATGGAGTTCTTGATTTCGTTGCCAAACCTTTTGATCATGAAAGACTTTTTAAAGCCCTGACACGGTTTATCAGTCCGGCAACAAAAACAGATGACGGCATCAAATATCTTGCAGTAAAGAGATCCGGCCAGGTACGTCTGATCAATATTGCTGAGATCAAGTACATCAAAGGAGCGGGAATCTACACAGAACTCCATCTCAATAACGGACAGCAGGAACTTCACGATAAGTCACTTGAACTTTTACAGCAGCTTCTTCCAGATGGTTTTGAAAGGATTCATAAATCCTATCTCGTTAATCTGCAGCAGGCAGAAAAAATACTCATCAATCCCGGCACCCGGTACGGACTGCTGCTTAAAACAGGTGAATTGCTTCCGATAGGACGTTCAAAATATAAAGAACTCAAAAATAAGACGATATAA
- a CDS encoding inositol monophosphatase family protein, with product MKKEINIPLILDAVKKAGESFLIDYKKNTIPNDKKELLAQLEAIDEQCLSILKGTLQTTYPDISWNIGDEFDSNGQKQPLPLSEYWLCDAMDGAVQYLQHIPGWTINLALIRNGEIYFSVIYDPLAQEMFWAQQGTGAFMNNEPIQPSTKKDPEIMLAIFEYGHQEPAIPGFNQKHGMSVTSLLDTFGIVRNYGPHGLQLAYIGAGRIDVFLQLGLDTYNWLAGILIAKEAGVEILNKDAQPWKWGDESLLVAAPGIADRFMKNEIKN from the coding sequence ATGAAAAAGGAAATAAATATACCACTAATACTGGATGCCGTAAAAAAGGCAGGGGAATCATTCTTGATAGACTATAAAAAAAATACAATCCCCAACGATAAAAAAGAACTGCTTGCCCAATTGGAGGCCATTGACGAACAATGTCTTTCCATACTAAAAGGCACATTACAAACAACATATCCCGACATTTCCTGGAATATCGGAGATGAGTTTGACAGCAACGGGCAAAAACAGCCCCTTCCCCTTTCTGAATACTGGCTGTGTGATGCCATGGACGGAGCAGTCCAATACCTTCAGCATATTCCTGGATGGACTATAAACCTAGCTCTTATTAGAAACGGTGAAATCTATTTCTCTGTCATCTATGATCCTTTAGCTCAGGAAATGTTTTGGGCGCAGCAAGGTACTGGTGCCTTTATGAATAATGAACCTATACAGCCAAGCACTAAAAAAGATCCTGAAATCATGCTGGCCATATTTGAGTACGGTCATCAAGAGCCGGCTATACCAGGATTTAATCAAAAACACGGCATGTCGGTAACCAGCCTGCTGGATACATTCGGCATAGTAAGAAACTATGGCCCCCATGGTTTACAGCTGGCTTATATTGGTGCAGGAAGAATAGACGTTTTTCTTCAATTGGGACTAGATACTTATAACTGGCTCGCGGGAATATTAATTGCAAAAGAAGCGGGTGTAGAAATTCTTAACAAGGATGCCCAGCCTTGGAAATGGGGTGATGAAAGTCTGCTGGTGGCAGCTCCCGGCATTGCCGACAGATTTATGAAAAATGAAATCAAAAATTAA
- a CDS encoding AraC family transcriptional regulator, protein MKKNQNKIQQFQLSPLAKAGIAIKNLGEARRDEDHDSSKPHRDYHYLLMLATNGSFRFTIDFQEIIISMPALLLISPGQVHHTMEMKAPEGWAIAFDPSLMDPEILHVMEKSFQGPVTLDLQSNFYHHVVTLVDLMAQLQSSGLNGHSVQAQHSLLDALLDLIAEKLTPQPAAGSQTTFKRAAIIEQTFNQLLKQHYKTWKQPAQYAAELHISVAHLYEIVKGITGNSVSLQIQQYSILEAKRLLYLTNLSVKEISYELGYDEPVYFGKLFKKITSLTPLQFRQQYRD, encoded by the coding sequence TTGAAAAAAAATCAAAATAAAATTCAGCAGTTTCAGCTTTCTCCATTGGCGAAGGCCGGTATAGCCATTAAAAATTTGGGAGAAGCCAGAAGAGATGAAGACCACGACAGTTCCAAACCGCACCGTGATTATCATTATCTTTTGATGCTGGCAACGAATGGCAGTTTTCGATTTACTATTGATTTTCAAGAAATTATTATATCAATGCCAGCATTGCTGCTTATCTCTCCTGGCCAGGTACATCATACCATGGAGATGAAAGCCCCTGAAGGCTGGGCAATAGCTTTTGATCCTTCACTAATGGATCCTGAAATTCTGCATGTGATGGAAAAGTCCTTCCAAGGCCCGGTTACATTAGATCTTCAATCAAATTTTTATCATCACGTAGTTACTTTGGTCGACTTGATGGCTCAACTGCAGTCGTCAGGATTAAACGGGCACAGCGTTCAAGCTCAGCATTCACTATTGGATGCACTGCTTGATTTAATTGCTGAAAAACTCACACCGCAGCCGGCAGCCGGCAGCCAGACAACTTTCAAACGGGCTGCAATTATTGAACAAACCTTTAATCAATTATTAAAACAACATTATAAAACCTGGAAACAGCCTGCACAATATGCCGCCGAACTACATATTTCAGTGGCTCATCTGTATGAAATAGTTAAAGGCATAACAGGTAATTCAGTCTCTCTTCAAATTCAACAATATTCTATTTTGGAAGCCAAACGGCTGCTATATTTAACCAATCTCAGTGTTAAAGAAATCAGTTATGAGCTTGGTTATGATGAGCCTGTTTATTTTGGGAAACTGTTTAAAAAAATCACAAGTCTTACTCCTCTTCAATTTAGACAGCAATACCGCGATTAG
- a CDS encoding NAD(P)H-binding protein — MNITIIGAAAGIGLAAVEQALSKGYNVTALSTNTSRMPEHPLLTKINGSATNVFDMKRAMTDADAVLVTIGTKDKKPNTLFSDTATALVSAGTELNLKSPIIVITGFGAGKSSSYLSFFMRMVIRFFLKNQYINKSLMEKIITESSLHWEMVRPGMLSDGPLTQQYKVYPQLYNGMKVGKISRSDVADFLLQQAINPTLAGQYPALSN, encoded by the coding sequence ATGAATATAACAATCATAGGCGCCGCCGCCGGTATAGGACTGGCTGCTGTAGAACAAGCCTTATCGAAGGGTTACAATGTAACTGCATTGTCAACCAATACTTCCCGAATGCCCGAGCACCCTTTATTAACAAAAATCAACGGCAGTGCTACTAATGTCTTTGATATGAAAAGAGCAATGACTGATGCAGACGCCGTGCTGGTAACCATCGGCACAAAAGATAAAAAACCTAATACTCTTTTTTCAGATACGGCAACGGCATTGGTAAGTGCCGGAACTGAATTAAATTTAAAATCACCCATCATCGTTATCACGGGTTTTGGCGCCGGTAAAAGCAGCAGTTATTTAAGTTTTTTTATGCGGATGGTTATTCGTTTTTTCCTTAAAAATCAATACATCAACAAATCATTGATGGAAAAGATCATTACCGAAAGTTCCTTACATTGGGAAATGGTAAGACCCGGTATGCTTAGTGACGGCCCTTTGACTCAGCAGTATAAAGTCTATCCTCAGCTTTATAATGGCATGAAAGTGGGTAAAATTTCCAGATCTGATGTTGCTGACTTTTTACTCCAGCAAGCTATAAATCCTACACTGGCAGGACAGTATCCCGCTCTAAGCAATTAA
- a CDS encoding rod shape-determining protein, producing MGLFDMFTQEIAMDLGTANTLIIHNNKIVIDQPSIVAIDRTTGKPIAVGEQAKLMQGKTHENIKTIRPLKDGVIADFHASEHMIKEFIKQIPGIRGKFIQPALRIVICIPSGITEVEKRAVKDSALKVNAKEVKLIYEPMAAAIGAGIDVQNPEGNMIIDIGGGTTEIAVIALGGIVCDKSLKIAGDVFTNDIAYFLRSYYNLYVGERTAERIKIEIGSALEELDYPLEDIPVQGRDLITGKPKEIMVNYKEIFKALDKSIMRIEDAVLETLSLTPPELAADIYKTGIYLAGGGALLNGLADRIHRKTGLPVCVAEDPLRAVVRGTGIALKNINKFRFLMSS from the coding sequence ATGGGGTTATTTGATATGTTTACGCAGGAGATCGCAATGGATCTTGGAACCGCTAATACGCTGATCATACATAATAACAAAATTGTCATTGACCAGCCTTCTATTGTCGCTATTGACCGCACAACAGGAAAGCCTATTGCGGTTGGAGAACAAGCTAAACTTATGCAGGGGAAAACCCATGAAAATATTAAAACGATACGTCCGTTAAAGGATGGAGTCATCGCAGATTTTCATGCTTCTGAACATATGATTAAGGAATTCATTAAACAGATCCCTGGAATCAGGGGTAAATTTATACAGCCAGCGCTGAGAATTGTAATATGCATCCCTTCAGGAATCACTGAAGTTGAAAAAAGAGCAGTTAAAGATTCTGCATTGAAGGTAAATGCCAAGGAAGTAAAACTGATCTATGAGCCAATGGCAGCTGCCATCGGAGCTGGTATTGACGTTCAAAATCCTGAAGGAAATATGATTATTGATATCGGAGGCGGAACTACTGAAATTGCAGTTATTGCACTTGGAGGTATCGTCTGTGACAAATCTCTAAAAATAGCAGGTGACGTATTTACCAATGATATTGCTTATTTTTTAAGATCATACTATAATTTATATGTCGGTGAGAGAACCGCTGAAAGAATAAAAATTGAGATAGGTTCTGCATTGGAAGAACTGGATTATCCTTTAGAGGACATTCCTGTACAGGGAAGAGATCTAATCACGGGGAAACCAAAAGAAATTATGGTGAATTATAAGGAAATTTTCAAAGCACTTGATAAATCTATTATGAGAATTGAAGACGCTGTTTTGGAAACACTTTCTCTGACTCCGCCCGAACTTGCGGCAGACATCTACAAAACCGGTATCTATCTTGCCGGAGGCGGTGCCCTGCTCAACGGACTTGCTGACAGAATACACAGAAAGACCGGACTGCCCGTATGTGTTGCTGAAGATCCTTTAAGAGCTGTTGTACGCGGAACCGGTATTGCACTTAAAAATATAAATAAGTTTAGATTCCTTATGAGCAGTTAA
- a CDS encoding serine hydrolase, whose product MKTKTLFYVVLLFGLAVHSLSAQAESSLQNEIAKVESGLMPAVRFEGEPLWTLDSRMKYYNVPGVSIAVIKDSKVIWSKTYGLADVESQIPVNSKTLFQAASMSKPVSAYAALKEVELGKLNPDTDVNYYLKSWKIPENEFTKEKKVSLKNIISHTAGFTVGGFPGYEVGKSVPALVQLLNGQSPANTPAVFVDKVPGKPFRYSGGGYCVMQQMLMDIEGKDFAAIMNERVLTPLNMKNSTFIQPLPEAQSQWAATAYSENGNRVQGRYHTYPEQAPAGLWTTAEDYAKFVIDIQNTLNDKSHTVISKKMAEEFTSPFIEPFMGLGIFLENRNGQGYFGHGGWNEGFSSRFVGSKGSGDGVVIFTNTNKPQFIDELIRSVATVYQWPNYMAPIDKILPLTQNDLSSNIGRYKLDKYGFYKVYQEKGKLMAVNNVDTPRELIKVGDNFYALREWDFKIQFTKNTKTGKRELVQVLPDKTVRAKAVQMSKAEKTPLELVLEGGFEKGLEAYKKAKTDDPDNEQLSEGSINGTGYALLRQKDFTKAIDVFRVNTVLYPDSDNVYDSLGEAYLSSGQKDKARQNYQKVLEINPKHENAAKILKTL is encoded by the coding sequence ATGAAAACCAAAACTCTTTTTTATGTGGTCCTCTTATTTGGATTAGCGGTACATTCTTTATCAGCCCAAGCAGAGTCTTCATTACAAAATGAAATTGCTAAAGTAGAATCTGGATTGATGCCTGCTGTACGTTTCGAGGGTGAGCCTCTCTGGACTTTAGATTCCAGAATGAAATATTATAATGTTCCAGGAGTGAGTATCGCGGTTATTAAAGATTCTAAAGTGATCTGGAGCAAAACATACGGTTTAGCAGATGTAGAATCTCAAATTCCGGTTAATTCAAAAACGTTGTTTCAGGCAGCATCGATGAGCAAACCGGTGAGTGCTTACGCTGCATTAAAGGAAGTGGAACTTGGGAAATTAAATCCAGATACTGATGTGAATTACTATTTAAAATCCTGGAAAATTCCGGAAAATGAATTTACAAAAGAAAAAAAAGTCAGTCTTAAAAATATAATCAGTCATACTGCAGGCTTTACGGTAGGCGGTTTTCCGGGATATGAAGTTGGAAAATCTGTGCCTGCACTTGTTCAGCTTTTGAATGGGCAGAGTCCGGCTAATACTCCAGCTGTTTTTGTTGATAAAGTACCGGGGAAACCATTCCGGTATTCTGGGGGAGGATACTGCGTGATGCAGCAAATGCTTATGGATATTGAGGGTAAAGATTTCGCAGCTATTATGAATGAAAGAGTGCTTACTCCTCTGAATATGAAAAACAGTACTTTCATCCAGCCTCTGCCGGAAGCTCAATCCCAATGGGCTGCTACAGCATATTCCGAGAATGGAAACCGGGTTCAGGGAAGATATCATACTTATCCTGAGCAGGCACCGGCAGGTTTATGGACTACTGCTGAAGATTATGCAAAATTTGTCATTGATATCCAAAATACACTCAACGATAAAAGCCATACGGTCATTTCTAAAAAAATGGCAGAAGAATTTACGAGTCCTTTCATTGAACCTTTTATGGGATTAGGTATTTTTTTGGAAAATAGAAACGGACAAGGTTATTTCGGACATGGCGGTTGGAACGAGGGATTTTCCAGCAGGTTTGTAGGAAGTAAAGGCAGCGGCGATGGAGTTGTGATTTTTACCAATACCAATAAACCCCAGTTTATAGACGAACTGATCCGTTCGGTTGCCACTGTGTATCAATGGCCGAATTATATGGCACCGATTGATAAAATTTTACCTTTAACCCAAAATGATCTGAGCAGCAATATAGGCCGTTACAAATTGGATAAATATGGTTTTTATAAAGTCTATCAAGAAAAAGGAAAGCTGATGGCAGTCAATAATGTAGATACTCCCAGAGAGCTCATTAAAGTGGGAGACAATTTTTATGCCCTGCGTGAATGGGATTTTAAAATACAATTTACAAAAAACACCAAAACTGGAAAGAGAGAGCTTGTACAAGTCCTGCCTGATAAGACTGTCCGGGCAAAAGCCGTTCAGATGAGCAAAGCCGAAAAAACACCTTTGGAGTTAGTTTTGGAAGGCGGGTTCGAGAAAGGGCTGGAAGCGTACAAGAAAGCCAAAACTGATGATCCCGATAATGAGCAGCTTTCAGAAGGCTCTATTAATGGAACCGGCTATGCGTTGCTCCGTCAAAAAGATTTTACAAAAGCGATTGATGTTTTCCGAGTGAATACCGTATTGTATCCTGACAGTGATAATGTATATGACAGCCTGGGAGAAGCTTATCTGAGTTCGGGACAAAAAGATAAAGCCAGACAGAATTATCAAAAAGTACTGGAAATAAATCCTAAACATGAAAATGCGGCCAAAATTTTAAAAACATTATAA
- a CDS encoding outer membrane beta-barrel family protein, translating to MKQIVLLFLIITISQYSFAQKAQITGVIHEKPAIAVPYVTVTLKENTDKLIAAAISDNKGMFRLENLPEGNYTISYSLIGFKTIIKPVQVSSGGVVHLGTILLEPDAKLIEEVSVTSQRTSVSLKLDKKVFEVGKDVLSQSGAVTDLLNIVPSVSVSPTGAISLRGNSNVLVLIDGRRTGLTQGNALEQVPADQVERVEVITNPSSRFDAAGSAGIVNIILKKNKKAGFSGQLRVVGGVPNETRVSPSINYKSKKLNLFATYGLRLSDYVGLYTMQQSTGLLSTPVYLNQRQDENRHDNAKLLYFGADYQINDHNTITAAFMRNSTRDHDKTRLNYLYSGKNGIIDSSLNRSGESWEKRSYNQLEFNYTKSFKRPGKKFTVDMQYDFWDSDKEWNLATSKISPLAVTLPMIRTGSVGSSKDFMIKADMVQPIDSTSTLEFGLKMENRRVNSDFIAEQQQTEGWEIIDQIDNHLLYKELIGSAYVQFSGKLKAFSYQAGLRSELTHIGIEDRMGSYTNDKNYNRLFPTVNISYRFNDITTLQGSYSKRINRPGLGMIYPFNELTDLTTRYVGNPDLNPSYADVFEIAFLKNWKTFTFNPSFYYQKNSGVIEDYTYQNADGLFITMPVNISRETRQGFELSMLYNPVKWLQVNTELNVFHYAEKGSYQNQSFDYSGNTLTARLSTQVKLKNKLAFQALYNFRGANATAQTRADALHSIDFGCSKTFLKDKATVSFDVSNLFDLRKLKSSTIGSDYAISQTSIPNAARYRLTLVYRLNLKDNQAVRQAKSGNRN from the coding sequence ATGAAACAGATCGTATTACTCTTTTTAATCATTACAATTTCCCAATATTCTTTTGCACAGAAAGCACAAATAACCGGAGTGATCCATGAAAAACCGGCCATCGCTGTGCCTTATGTAACCGTAACCTTAAAGGAAAATACGGATAAACTAATTGCAGCCGCCATTTCGGATAATAAGGGAATGTTCCGGCTGGAGAACCTTCCGGAAGGAAATTATACTATCAGTTATAGTCTTATAGGCTTTAAAACCATCATTAAACCCGTACAGGTCAGTTCTGGCGGAGTGGTACATCTTGGAACAATACTTTTAGAACCTGATGCAAAATTGATCGAAGAGGTATCGGTAACTTCACAGCGTACATCAGTCAGTCTAAAACTAGACAAAAAAGTTTTTGAAGTGGGTAAAGACGTCCTATCTCAGTCAGGGGCGGTAACCGACCTGCTGAATATCGTCCCTTCAGTAAGCGTGAGTCCCACTGGTGCGATCAGCCTGCGCGGGAACAGCAATGTGCTGGTATTGATAGATGGACGGCGTACGGGTTTGACCCAAGGAAATGCATTGGAGCAGGTGCCTGCAGATCAGGTGGAACGTGTAGAAGTGATCACGAATCCATCTTCCAGATTTGATGCCGCAGGTTCAGCAGGGATCGTTAATATCATTTTGAAAAAAAATAAAAAAGCAGGTTTCAGCGGACAATTACGCGTAGTAGGGGGCGTTCCTAATGAGACCCGCGTGAGCCCTAGTATCAACTATAAGTCCAAAAAGCTCAATTTGTTTGCTACCTACGGCCTTCGCTTATCTGATTATGTCGGTCTGTATACCATGCAGCAGTCCACCGGACTTTTAAGTACGCCGGTTTATTTGAACCAAAGGCAGGATGAAAACCGTCATGATAATGCAAAACTGCTCTATTTTGGAGCGGACTACCAGATTAACGATCATAATACCATTACGGCAGCTTTCATGCGTAATTCGACCCGTGATCATGACAAGACCCGGCTGAACTATTTGTACTCAGGTAAGAACGGTATCATCGACAGCAGTCTGAACAGAAGCGGTGAATCTTGGGAAAAGCGGAGCTATAATCAGTTGGAATTTAATTATACAAAAAGTTTCAAGCGCCCAGGAAAGAAATTCACGGTAGATATGCAGTATGATTTTTGGGACAGTGATAAAGAATGGAACTTAGCAACCAGTAAGATTTCACCTTTAGCCGTTACCCTGCCAATGATCAGGACAGGCTCTGTAGGAAGCAGTAAAGATTTTATGATTAAAGCAGACATGGTGCAGCCTATTGACAGCACTTCTACACTAGAGTTCGGTTTGAAAATGGAGAACCGCAGGGTAAACTCTGACTTTATTGCCGAACAGCAGCAAACAGAAGGGTGGGAGATCATCGACCAGATCGACAACCATCTTTTATATAAAGAACTTATTGGAAGTGCTTATGTACAGTTTTCCGGTAAGCTGAAAGCATTTAGTTATCAGGCTGGTCTCCGCAGCGAGCTTACTCATATCGGTATTGAAGACCGGATGGGCAGCTATACCAACGACAAGAATTATAACCGTCTTTTCCCGACAGTAAACATCAGTTATCGTTTTAATGACATAACCACCCTGCAGGGAAGCTACAGCAAAAGGATCAACAGGCCGGGTCTTGGGATGATCTATCCGTTTAATGAACTCACCGATCTCACTACCCGCTATGTAGGAAATCCGGATCTTAACCCGTCTTATGCTGATGTATTTGAAATAGCTTTTCTAAAGAACTGGAAGACATTTACTTTTAATCCTTCTTTTTATTATCAGAAGAACAGCGGAGTGATTGAAGACTATACTTATCAGAATGCTGATGGTCTGTTTATTACAATGCCGGTGAATATCAGCCGTGAAACACGTCAAGGTTTTGAACTGTCAATGCTTTATAATCCAGTAAAATGGCTGCAGGTAAATACCGAACTTAATGTATTTCATTATGCTGAGAAGGGAAGTTATCAGAATCAAAGTTTTGATTATTCAGGAAATACTCTCACCGCCCGTTTAAGTACACAGGTGAAACTTAAGAATAAACTTGCTTTTCAGGCGCTGTATAATTTCAGAGGTGCTAATGCTACTGCCCAAACCCGCGCAGATGCCCTGCATAGTATTGATTTTGGATGCAGCAAAACTTTTTTAAAAGATAAAGCAACAGTGTCGTTTGATGTGAGCAATCTGTTTGATCTTCGGAAGTTAAAGAGCAGCACCATAGGATCAGATTATGCGATCAGCCAGACCAGTATTCCCAATGCCGCCCGATACCGCCTGACACTTGTTTACAGGCTGAACCTGAAAGATAACCAAGCAGTCCGCCAGGCCAAAAGCGGTAACCGTAATTAA